In Oryza sativa Japonica Group chromosome 1, ASM3414082v1, the genomic stretch ACAATGATTGTCAAACCCACAACAGCAACAATGATACAATTTGGGCGGACATTACGTACTTAAAATTAATTTCGGCCAGCTGATCTGTGCTAAGACAATTATATTATTAGTCAAAGGATCAACAGGGGAGTgcgttgaaaagaaaaaaaatcaatcaaaagGAGGAAGAGGTTTAAGATCAAGTTGTGCGAGAAAAGATCTCCCTGCTGATTGTTGCTGCAACTTGCAGGCTTTGCAGCTAGCTCGCCTCCAAACCAACCGAACTCTAATTTGTTTTGTTCCTTGCTGCAATATTTGCTGACTTATATGGTATTTTTCAGAGATAGGGCCCGTTCTTTTTGATATTTTTGTTAGAGTGGATTAATGCAACACGTTTTCCAAGCTTCTAAACGACATTCTTTTCAAAACTTTATGTATGAATTTCTTGAAAAAGTTGGTTTAAATGTATTTTTTAAGCTTTAGGAAAGTTAATTCATTTGTGTGTACTCTTGAATAGCGGAAAAAAATCATCCAGCTATTTAGCTATTGAGTTTTTTTCTTTACCACAACGAAATTGGAGtcgtcctccttctcctctccccgaTCGTACTTCCcacggaaaaaaaaacccacctTGTCTAAAAAAACCTATAAAAAACTAGTGTTTTCAATACCCACAAGAAAAACCAAATATAGAAAAATCTGAATCCCATAAAACTATTCATCCATATTCCTTTAGGTTCTATTGTAACGTAGGGATATGTCACTAATTTAAAAGAAAGAACAGTATAGTAATGATCTTGGCAGCTGTGGCTGAATGAATGATATGAGCATTATATAATTTGAGACGACATTGGCATGTGGTGGAGCCCCATATATGCAAGTAGTGGAGGAGGAACAGATGGGGAAGGAACCAGTGGAGTGGAAGAAGAGACTTCTTCCCCTTGTGAACACTGAACAGCCCACACACCATTAATTCCATTGGTTCAGTACTCCTCCAGTACAAGGCTGTAGGGTAGTTATAAAGTTGGCTTCCCTCCAAGGGAATCCAAAATAAGTCAAGAGACAATGCAACAAGGAATCCCTTCTCTAGTCTCTAGTACCCACCAGGCCAGCACTGCATCTCTGCATATGCATGGACACACTTGGAAGCAACATAGAAAGGCAGGGCCATTTCTAGCACTGCTAGCTAAGGCAAACACCAAAGATGGTTAGTTCAAATTTTTATacgagcgaatttcagattgggttatttaaGGGCTAAATTCTCTGCTTCATATGCTTActtcctaatttaaaaaggcTACATATATCTCGTTGGATATAGAgtccgggtaaaaaatacccttcccTAAAAAAACCCCAAAGGTCAGAAGCACTGGCCGTACATCGTTTGTTGTATAAAAGAACAAGACgctattaaaatttaaaatttaaaacttaatttgaaATTGGTTTTAAGGTATTTTTAACATaagacacatatataaaattttacttTTATTGGTCGTTAATAAACCGATACAACTTATAATCAGTCTTGGCTATCCAACGAGACCATGTTTTTATAAGAGGGTAGATTAGATCATCATCCAGTGCCTGCAAGCATCTAATTAACTCAGTAGCTTGAGGCACTGATAAAAGGGGATAGACTTTACTGAAGGtttattattaatatttttaaaaaacctGGTTAATAGGCCCGGTTACCACCTGGTTATTGCAGTAACCAACCTTAAAGGAAATCCTAAGCATCAGTAACACATCAACATGAAGACACAGTTGGGCAGGGTGGGGGTTGCCTGCAAAAACAGGCTGCATGTGTTTTGCAATCAATGGACTCTGTTTAGGCAGATGGGTAGTAGCTGTGTTGCTACCAAAGTGCCAAGCTTCATGATCCTGGAATTATTATTTGGGAGACTTCTAGAATGAGAGCAGCAAAAATATAGGAGAGGTGTTTCTTCCATGCAGGAAATGGAATCTGAAGAATTTTGGGAATTTGGCATGGACCTGAATTGCTTGGTTTCTGCCACTTCTCATGCAGTGACTTGTACTCCTGAAGAAAAAACCGCAACAGCAAAACCTTTGCTTCATGGTTTCAACATCTCCTCCTACTTTTCGTTTACTGATTTGTGTTCAACAAGCGGCAGATTCGATTCACATCCATATATATTATGCTAGAGAAAGTCTCTTATTTTTCATACACACGTTTTCCAAACTattaaatgatgtgttttttcAGAAAATTCTATCGGAAAATTGCTCaacaaataatattaatctattttctaagtttgaaataataattattcaaataattatacgctaatggctcactttgtttacgtatcttctcaatcttgtcatttttttcttttctcaaccaCACCCTAAAATATTGCAGTTTTTTCAGAGTAAAAAGTTTCCTTTGTTTTGTTTATAATCTAAAAGTTTTCTTTGTTTATAGAGGAAAAGGTGCAGGGTTACTTTTTCTCAGAGAGGTTCTAGACGCTTGGAAAACGAAGGCCCATAAGTTGATGGGCCTATGATTCGGCCTATCAGGATCAGGCCCAAACATGCCCATCCGTATCCGTAGCCGTCATCTGGCAGGTGGGGCCAGGCTGTCATAGCTCACGTTCCCGCCAAATTTGGGCGAGGCGCCGCTCCGCGaatccctcgccgccgctcgccggaggcAACCGCCACCCTTCCCTTACTAAGGCGGCcgcggaagaggaggaggaggaagaagaaggcggtGGCATCCCCCACGCTCCTCGACCGCCTCGCCccccctctcgccgccgtcgtccctcCCCTTCGCCGGCTGCGATGGGGTGCGCCGCGTCGGCGACGGACAGCGCTGAGCGGCGGAGGCCGGGGCGGTCGCCgggccacgacggcgagcagcagcagcagcaggatggGAGGAGGCGCGGGTGCAAGGTGGCGCCGGAGCCcaaggaggaggacggcgcggcggcggcggcgttcttgGCGTCGATGCCCGGATCCCCCAGCTTCCGATACTACTGCCAGAAGTCCGCCACCGTCGACGCCATCGTCGCCgatgccgacggcgacggcgacagcgacggcgacgaatgCGTCAGAATCACCGGTGATCAATTGCCCCGATCTCCTCCTACTCCATCCATGGCTGCCTCTTCTGAATTTCTTTTACACTGACACTTCAACCATCCTGCTGCGCTGCAGAGACGCCTCAGCCGATCAAGAACAATGGCCATGGCTCCAGCGAGGTAGAGATCAATCCATGGCTTCGATCTTCCTCCCGAATCCCTAACCGAATTCATCCTGAATTTAACATGCAGCTCTCCAAATCGGCACCGGAGGCGAGCAGGTGGGTCAGGTTCAGAGGCCTCGCGCTCGCCGCATGGTGCAGCTTGTTCAGCCGCCATAGCCGCCGCAGCGCAGCCTCAGCTCcgtctcatcctcctcctcctcctcctcctgccaaATCTCACCAACGCTTCGACGCCGCTGCTCCGGCTGAGAGATCAGTTCTTCTCTGAATGGATAGACATTTGAGTTTCTCAGCTTGTGAACCGTGGCTGATCGATCCCCACATGATGATGGTGCTCTGCATCATCTgctgtgtttcttttttctttttaatctttGGTTGTTGTTTGTAAGCTAACCTTGCATTTGAGAAAACTGATCTCGTGGATGATGTAAGGAGCATCAGTAATTAATTTACTGCTCCTTTTGTGTACCATAGACAAGCATGCTTGATTAGgttgaaagaaaaggagaaTCATAGTGAATTTGGAAGGTGTTCATCCAGGTTTGATGAGCTGAGAATTTTTTTCTGTGTTTCTGATTTCATTCTGGATGATTTGAATGTATTCAGGGTCTACCacgttcttgatttttttttactgaactgCCTATGATTTCCAGTGAAATTTTGTGAACTATCATACATGAATGCATTATTCACAACTCGCCTTTCATATACTCTCTGAACTATACAGGTATTGCCTATCATTTGCAGATTTAAATGAACAGCTACTGTGATGTGAGGgccaaaaaaataaagatgaatATAATTAGCTTGTCATTTGACTGCACCTACTGAATTTCTTCCTTTGGTTCTGAACTGATCCCTGTTCTTCCTTCTCACCTCCATTGGATGCCCAAGCGAATATGGCTTGAAAGCGCCAATGAGAACAGCGGAAGGTGGCATACTGAGGCCTGGCTTTGCCTTGTGTGTGTTCTTCTTTGGACTATTCAGGTAAGACTTCATGTGGCCAAATATTAGGCTAGGCATCTTCTTTAGCTCCACAACTGATGATGTGAAGAACTGTTCCGTGGAAACATCAGCCGATGAATCGAGACTAAACCCGATTGACGCATCTAGGTGAGGCGGAGGAAACCTCTCGAGTTTTGTTGTGCTTGTGCTTGTCACCAATCTTGGGATCTGAAGATACATTGACAGAATCGACATTTTAGTCATAAGTTCATCTTTCTAATGCCTAAATAGTTGCTCAGAATATAGATTTTGATAGAGTCAGATATAACACAGTTGACACAATTATTCATGGATATTTTGTCAGCAGTAGTGATCATTTCATTAAGATGTAGTTGCGACAAAATTCTTGCAGAAGAAATTAGTATAGGGAAACATACATTTGGTTTAGCTTGAGGCTTATTATTGACATCTGGAGTAAATACTCTGCGCCCAGGATTTTGTGACATGGGCTTTCTTGCTGTGGTCTGACGTTCTACTGAACCATTAGCCCTCAGTTTCCTGAAACATATAACAGTTGTTGTAGGTTTTGTCAGCACAAGAAAAAAAGCTGAAACATACAAGGTGCAAAGAGTTGAACAGGACCTTTTATGCTTCTCATACTTCAACTTCACATCTATTTCTTTACATGGTGGATACCGGGGAAGGCTTGATGGTTCACAGGCATATGGTTCTGTCCTGAAGAACTGAATTCACAGTGAATGATAAG encodes the following:
- the LOC4327235 gene encoding uncharacterized protein isoform X2 → MGCAASATDSAERRRPGRSPGHDGEQQQQQDGRRRGCKVAPEPKEEDGAAAAAFLASMPGSPSFRYYCQKSATVDAIVADADGDGDSDGDECVRITETPQPIKNNGHGSSELSKSAPEASRWVRFRGLALAAWCSLFSRHSRRSAASAPSHPPPPPPPAKSHQRFDAAAPAERSVLL
- the LOC4327235 gene encoding uncharacterized protein isoform X1, whose amino-acid sequence is MGCAASATDSAERRRPGRSPGHDGEQQQQQDGRRRGCKVAPEPKEEDGAAAAAFLASMPGSPSFRYYCQKSATVDAIVADADGDGDSDGDECVRITETPQPIKNNGHGSSEVEINPWLRSSSRIPNRIHPEFNMQLSKSAPEASRWVRFRGLALAAWCSLFSRHSRRSAASAPSHPPPPPPPAKSHQRFDAAAPAERSVLL